The Juglans microcarpa x Juglans regia isolate MS1-56 chromosome 2D, Jm3101_v1.0, whole genome shotgun sequence DNA window aattttccaaataatcCAACCCAAGATCGCAAATGCAAGAGAAAGGGACATCACCGGATTCGTTtctaataacaaatatgagggAAAATTAAATaagcaagaaataaaaatacggcaacacaaaattataaaattcagtTGAGGGGGAAACAGAAGTCGGCACTTCTAGGTTCATTTGAGGGGAAGAAACAAGTCTTTTTGGAAGAAAAGGAACTCCGAAATCTATAATTTAACAACATTTATCGATAAGAACAATGACAAACGACCAATATAACAATCAGACAAGACAAATCCATCAACAAAGGCTAATTATTCTTCGAACCCACTTCCAAAAATCAGAAACTGAACACAGCCCACATCAGAATATCATTAAAGAAGATAAGACAGCGCCCCATAGCAAGCATGAAAGCTAAGTAACCCTTTCAAATGCCACACGAGAAAACAAACcattaaacaaacaaaacccaATGTCCCAAACCCACGGACATATACGTATTATCAAGATCGACCCGTAAAAGAACAGAGCAGAAACAAGGCTTACCAAAGCTTTTCTTTACAACAAACCACCGCCGAAACCAGGATTTTCAGCAGACGCCTGTGTGCAAAGGGGGGAAAGAACCAAAACGGCAAAACCCAGCtcaaattttgagagaaaaacGACTTTATAGCGTGGGGGAAGGCTCAGCAATGATCCTGAAAACGCGTCGAGATAAGTACCTCTTTTTTTGGCTTCCTCAGCTAAAGCCTGCTTAACCAGAAACCgtagaaaatgcaaaaccgaaAAATTGTGAATTAACGAATGCGGCGTGCACGACTGTACGTGCCTGCCTACCcgttctttatttattttttccctctattgggaagaaatatataaatacatacgataaaaaaagaaatatataagtGTGGGATTTGCTTCAGAAATCGTGCAAGCAACTGTTTCTGTTTTCtagatttttgtttgtttttttttttttatggattagGTGCGCTTTTCTCTGCTGTGCGTGCTCGTTACAGAATCCAACAGAAGAAAGACAGAAAGAGACGAGGAAGGAAAGTGTTGGGAAATAGCATTAAGGGGTCCCGCACGAAAATGGAGAACGtgtgaaaaatctaaaatcgaagtgaatttttataaaataatatataaaaataattttattttctataattatcttcaattgaaaatataattatataaataattgtaaaaaatattgtacctTCATCATTACTCGTCtaaaaactataatatataatttttcagtgTGTTATAACATTGTCCCTCCATAATAATTagatcaatttttattttaaaaaataacaaacttaAACACTTATGGTACTATTAcattaattataacaaaaaaatataaataaagtatGAAGTATTTTTCTAACATATAGAAAAGAATTGCAAGGATAAATTTGGTTGTCACAATTAAAACGACATGATATCCCATTGCGTTTGGGCTTTGAGAACGACTTTTTGAGGAATCGAATAGTCTTATGACTGATGGCCTTAGAATGAGAAACATTTCTTAAATGGAAAATTTTCGAAAGTTAGTTCTATAAccattttttaatcatattttccttttgtagTTGTAAAAAATAATCCGTTTTTCACTGAATAAATCTTACATTTTTACCCTTCTTAGATAATAATGGTTGAAATAATGACTTAggacttgtttggaaataatctcatcctatctccttcccaaacataattcaaatagaaaatttttaaactaaccattacaatttttctaaatttttaaacaaaaaataaaaaacaattcaactaataatattataaaattatattataacaatattttaattttaaaatattttttattcaattttttctcttttcttttttaaaacttaaaaaatactcaattcaaattatctcattattattacaaacaatcttactactattcataaaaattttatttaatctcaCTTCTCAAACGAGCCATCAGTGTTTACAactaaagttaaaattaaatctttGACATCTATTTATGTTTTATAGTTACACCATTCTTCTGTAAAACTTATATATTCTTAAAAAGAGTCAAAgtactaataattttatatataagttgacGTGGTAGACTTCTATATCAGTTGTGTGTTTAGTGTTTCAATAAAGATAtttgaaaatagatttatttctttttttaattgatggGTCGTTGTAGATTTTAGAGAATCAAAGACATCTTGACATTTCTTAAATGTGACCTTTTATTAGgaatttttttagcaaaaccTCTTTTCTTGATATTCTATAtgcttaattaaatagaaaacatATTTTCTAGATCCTTTTTATGTTTACTCTTTGAGAATAACTTCTCATCGGAGTATCCTATAAGTGTAGAATAACGGAAACCAATAGATACAAGTCACGTAAGGGCTACATCTTCAAACCTGATGCACCGCGCTGCAGGGGAACCCACTCTGTCgagacccctctctctctctctctctacgaaAACCCCCtaacctttctctctctccgaactctctctcctcttccctCTCCTTCACGAACCCTGACTTGACCAACAAAATCCTCTCAAAAGTCATAGAGTACTGCAAGAAACAACCATTGTTCTAGACCAGCTTCCCAGTATGCAGCTTCCTAGTAGCAAAATCCTCTCCAAGGTCATACATTGAAACATCTGTTGTCAATCGGACTTAAAAACAGAAATTTATAGTTGGCATTTTCTAGGCCAAAAAATAGAGGATTTAATTATTGCTTTCTTTAAGAACTATGATGAAATATAATCCATAATTAAACCTAGGACTACAAAATACCTCTATAATATTGGAAACAAATGAGAAACTTGGAGTATGTAATCTGATTTGAtagagtgtgtgtgtatatatatacactacactTTCgttctattttgatcatactaagtggtatgtgacacatttatcaccattagatgataaagaattaTGCAACAAGTGATCATTTAATCGTGATAAATATGCCACATCATACTTAGTGGAATGAAAGTGTGATAGTAAtatggtatatagaattttcatatatatatgagtaatactGCGTACAATTCCCATTTAGGAACTGTTCATGCaagtttatataatttttctttaaaactttttaaaattacaataatatccctcttaaaataataattttttttctatttaacgGAATATTTGCACTTGCAATCTCTAAGTGGAGACTACAAATAgaattactctatatatatatatattatatatatatatggttatgaGATATGAAGAACCAAAACCATAGGCTATGAATATtgtctaaattttatttatttttattgtctcGAAAGCATTAATTTTGCAACTTTAAAGGATATTATAATTAAAGGGGATGAAGTGTCAAAGAATCGAAGGATGAGGAAACCTTAACTTGGAGGTGCTTCGCAATTTCAAAGAGTTAGTTGTGTGGCGGGTGTTCCCTTTAATTGAAGTAGGTGTGtgcctattttttatttattaatatagcatgcatatatatatatatatatttatttattttgtaccataattttaaaatattatagcaATGAggatttatattaattataatacaTTCTGATGGTCCTCTCCCTCTCAATCACGTGGACCGACTTTTCAAACTACTTaacaaacaataatattatatataaccaTGGCGGggaatattataaaactatattatatatatatatatatatatatatatatatagcataaaagATGCAGTAAATTCAAGCAATGATGATTGGTGATGATCATCCATGCATGCCACCACATAACACTCATGGGTTTTCGACTAAATTTCTTGCAATGATGAcatttcaatttctttattttaacttaaataaatcaTGTGTTTTGAAGTgatatttctcttattattataatcatattgatcatatataaataatttagtcacgaataaattacacaaaaataaattttaaaattgacataatttgatgCTTAGATTTACGTAATAAAGATACGTTAGTTTgtagatatattttaatataatttatttatatatcactTCTCTATGACTCAACTAAATTACATACGGAAATTGATAATTAAAGATCATATATTGTTTGAAAACGAGGATGAAGCTGAGGGGAGGACTTTCCCTTTCTAATCCAAAGTCGTATTTTTCGAACTTTTCAGAGCCTGTTACATTCTATGTGGGGAGGACTTTAAGTACCGATGATCTCTTGTCCAAGAAAAAGGAATAACGTAATAACATTACTTTGCTTGCTCAGCATGTCACGAACATGGAGGGATGACAAAGGACGATCGAGATGCGTGGGGTTTCAAACATGACATGCTCTTTAATCATCTTTTTATAGGATCAACaacaatgaaaaagaagatagaTTGCGTCTGAATATGAAGTCGGGCTTGCTTGCCCTAAAGTTTTGATAAAGTTATAGCAGCAAAATAAAGTAAAGATCATGGCggaaaaatacaataaatatatcACCTTGGATTCTAATGTCTCTTTCTCTCCAAGCGTTGAAATCTAGCATCATCATAAAGGCCACTTAATTTCATACAGAGTGGCCCAAAGctcgtttggatggtgagatgaaataagatgagatgattttaaataagttgaataaaatattatttttaatattattattattttaaaatttaaaaaattaaattatttattatattttgtataaaaatttaataaaattataataataaaatgagatgagatgagatcgtttCGTTGGTCTGTACCCGTGCACGTGCCGTGCCCATCATGCATGCAATGGAAAGTGAAATCAAAGTGTCAATGTATTTGGtagcaaaaaattagttgagGAGGATGACCCTCCAACCAAAAAGTTGGCTATGCTCAAGAAACAATGCTCTCTTATAAATTCCTTCGCCTTTGAATATTCACAGCTTCCAGACATGTCTATTAATGGTGGTGGAGTGCAAATTAGTCCTTTGCCTACAATCTCGATATCTTCGATATGTTTACTGGGAAAAGTGCCGGCGAGCTACGTTGGATTGTCATGCGCAGTGCGCACATGGAATTTTAGttgcaaagaacaaaaataaaactgaaaagaaaagaagtagaTGCTGAAAATATGATTTCTATGTTCCATCCTCATATCAAGCAAAGTTTCGTGGTTGGGTTTACGTGCAAATTTGCTTAAGCTCAGGAGAAATTTGGAATTTGTTTGCGAATAAATAGTTATGCATAAAGGAGGTCATACCAACACAAGCTACCTAAAGAGATTCGTAAGGTAAAAAACTTACAACAAAAAgagaaatcttataaaaataaattgacaaattgacgtgatttgatataatatattatattataaaattacttttattataaaatagatctaatatattatataaaaccatatcaatttataagattacaAGCTCTTTTTGACCGTAACActtctcaaacaaaaatcaagtgTCTTGGTTGCTATCTCATTACGGTTGTGCTTGAAGAGAGATTGCAgttttttgcaaaattttaaataccgtttcaaaataatttatatataaatatattatatatatacacaaactatattctaaaatgaaaataaaataaatcataaactcaataaattCAGATTCTTTATCACTTTCTTTACTCCATcagaggttaaaaaataaaataaataataaagatcCCATAGATGTAGTACATGTGCAGAGGTAGCTAGCTAACTAGCATTCTATGTAGTACTGCATGTCACGAGGAAACAAGCCAAAAGAAGTGAAAGATGGGAGgtcgaaaaataaaaatagttcgACTATTCAATACAGGTGAGCGCAAGAGAGAATAAGGAGACAAGATCAGTACGTGTCGTGGTCTAAAAATGGTctaaaagagaagagagagacagGGCAGTAAGTGTCGTGGTCtaaaagagaagagggaggcGCATATTATGTAGTGCATAAAAAATGCCCGTCATTTTACCTTAGTTACAAAAAAGCCATACATAAATCAGTACTTGAGCACTTGAGCTTTCTATACATGTACCGGCCGAAATCTGGCATACCAGCCAGTACCGGCCGAAACACACCGGTATGGCTGATATTTTAGCCGGTAAGAAACACAACTTTCTCGTACAGACTACTGTTCcagtatgaaatattttgaccTTACTGGCCGGTATgatacgaaattcaaaactttgattttTTGTAACGACAGATCATACTAATAAGTCAATAGCAGCGGGGGTTGATCTGTTTATTTCAAGCAAATGATGTAACGTGTTTACCACCATAGTTGTTGTCTGTACTCCAATGCCCTTTACTGTATAGAAGTATCACAAAGCGAGAAATCTGCTGGACTGATTCTACTTATTTTCCTTCTCTTATCGtgaatttaaatggaaattGTTGAAGATTCACAGCACAAGAACCTGCAGGGACAAAAGACTATAATATAAAGTTGCTTTGTCCCAACTCTTACCATCAGACAAAACTGTAATAAAATCACATAACCATTACGTTGAATTTTTTCCAATGCAAACAATCGTTGAAGCTATTCATATATAGGCCTCGTAAGAATTACCTATTACAACTGTACAGCTTTGGAAATCCACAACGGAACTGTCCGCAAATAAAGAATTTGCATTTGGACCTGGATGAAATCAACACTTTAAAACTCCAGAAAATGATTTCACATCTTCATACCACCTGCATTCCATAAGAGCCGAAACGATTCTGAAAATGAAGAGACTTGGATGCTACTGAGACGGGCTTCGATGGAACTACTCAGCTCAACCTTAGAAGGTGGAAAATCGTCGCATTATACACAGCACTTGCAAACTAAGAGAAAAAGAGCATCTCATGTGATGATTTCTCTCACAAGCCAATCCAGAGTAGGATATGCGAAGTACAGTATGAAAAATGAGGGGAGAGCAAACAGAAGTGTGACAAGTATGTACAGAGCCAAGATGGTTGCACAGGCAGGTATTGCATATAAGACAATCAGAAGAAATATAACAACCAACGGGAACTTGGCGGTCAAATGAACAAAGAAAACCAGCGACTTTTGAAGCGAAGTGTGTAAAGCCTCCATACTGAGGTAATTATTGAGACGGCCATGGTTATGGCTCGATCTTGATGGCTCAGGATGTCGAGTATGTTGTACCCTCCTAAGGTTACCATGGCCAACTTGACCATTTGGTAAATTGCCATTTGCTGGCCGGACTGATTGATGATCCGTAGAGAAGCACGAATGAGACTTCCCTCTATCACCATTCATGCTCTCAACCATCCAGAGAAGAAAGTAGTTCTTGCGAGGAAACTTGAGATTTCCCCCATAAATGAGACGAAAGGATAAGATATTACACCACGGGCAGGATATAAAAAGTGGAAGCTGAACTGGTAGAGTGGGAAATTTCACAACGGCCCATTGTAGTCCCAGTATGCAATTTTTACAAAGGGTATGGCCGCACCATAACACATAGGGTACATTTTCAACAATGTTGAATGATTCCCAGCATATTGGGCACTCTAGACCTTCCTCTCTGCTAACAGTTGAAGAAGCCTCATCATCAGAGCATTCAGAAGCAGCTTGGGTGGGGTTTAGACAGCCATTTTTCAGTCCAACACTTCCAGCTATGCAATTGGATGCAAAATTCCACATTCTAATATCGGAGGgagaatgaacaaaaaaattacaacgcTTGCTAAGGCTAACAGCAATCTGCCCCTGAAAGTAAACATAGAGTAAATTCATCAGGCAAATGGCCTTTTATGCGGTGTTTTGGTTAAACATTTATCTGGTGCTCCATTTTGtgtcataaaagtaaaatatgtGTTGAAAGTGCCAGCAGTATATATTCATGACAAGACAGCCCAACTATGCCCGCATCCTAACTGATTGGGACAGGctactaacatatatatattaactgtacttttttcaaaattgacatAATCCTTATAATTATAGTCCTCCAGggaacaaaatcaaattcacgCCTGTCAAGGCCCTAAAGAGGTATAGcactatataaaatacaaaaaatgcaAGCAAAAGTGTGCAGAGGCAGAATGAATAACCCGAGATGAAGAGAAACCAACTCATCCAGAAAAGTTTGGTTGTAAACTTATTGAACTACAATGGTGAAAACTTGGAGCTTGTAAGTCCGGCAATATCTCTGCTTTGCTCGTAAAATCTGAAAAGCGATCTATAAAAACCAAGAATTACCAAGCAGCCCCATTTTATGCACTAGAAAGGATGTAAATATGCCTCTCAAGGACTTGTAACAGAGAAACAAAGTGCCTGATAGTCGCTGATctatataaaacaaaacttgGTCAAATCTCGAATCAAACCAATTCATCCTAGACTCCTAGTTAAACCCATACCCATGACTATTCAAGGAAAGTAATTCAAAACCTCAAAAAAAGACATTTTCTTGGCaaggtgttttttttaatatgcaagTCACAACCCCAAACAACATTGAAAAGCAATATTTATCGAATCTCAAATTTTCCTTCATTAAAGCGAAGTTTCAATCAGTTATCAGTAACTGCATACATTTGCACACCAAAAACTAATCCCGAGTTCAACTTGAACCACGTTTATGTTTCTAGTTGACACAGATTTACCAAAAGGTCAACGGGTCAGGCTTTGAAACAATAACTCCTGACATACAGTGAAAACTCCGGGGTCCGGCTTCGCTTCGAAGACTATCCATTTCAAAGTCTAAGCAACGAATTTCAAATAGGACCATTCAAATTCAGCCTTTCATACCAAAACCCATAAAGAACTCGAAGAGAAAATCATCGAAAATTGAGGCCATAAGCCTAGACCTCAAAATCTAggtagaagggaaaaaaaaaaaaaaaaaaaaaggagcattAAATAGAGGTGGCAAACGATCCGCCAAATATCAAGCACGCTTATAAATACCAATTAAGCTAGAAAGCTTAAACAATGAAAGGAGTGAAAGAATTGAGAGACGGTCTCACCGATTGGTCGAAGTGCAATTTGACAAGCGAGTATAACGGGGGTTCAGAAGCAAACACCCTCAATCTCTAAGCTCTGAAACGGGCTATTGCAGAGAAATCGAAACTCCGAACCATTAAAAAACAGGAACTTTAAAAGTGAGATTTGGGGTTCGAATTTGGATCTTTTTGTTGTCGGATTCGCTGGGTAACAAAAAGGAACGTCGCGGAGGTCTTGCCTGAGTCGGCTCTGCACAGTACCCTCCCAGTTTTACAAGGCATTATCCGGATTTATGTAACCTCCGAACAACGTCGTTTTCTGTTGAATGGAGCTGTTgctgaatttaattttattaaagaaaactaagttaatttataataaataacatatataaaatataaatattctgacATTATAAGCTTCTGTATTAGCAATGCCTTTAATATGTCAACAGGCagatttacttataaaaaaaaaaaaaaaatcaacaagtaGATTTAAGACTCATTTGATTAtatagatgagataatatgatataaaaattaaaaattaaataaaatattattagaatataattttttaatataatttttattttaaaatttgaaaaaattaaattatttattatatttaccaAACCATACTTTAGATTTTTTCtccatttataaataaaaatttatatcttaaGTTGGTGTATAAAGCACATCATCCATTGACCATGCTATTGAGATGTTGCAAGAGaaacttaaaattcaaatttcttataaattaaattttgtcatgtcaATGGTGTAAAAAATGTGCTCTCCACACCTGTTTATAAGTAGAAGAACTCtttataaattacaatttagatatttcttttgctttattaggagattgaatataaaaattcagtttcttctaaataaaagaggagatgagatggtttacttttatgagtaatattaggtataaattttaaatagacaaattacatataaattgtttataaaaaagtaaatctcattaaattataataaattttttgacattttttgacattttttgagatgaggttattttttaacaaaaagattaaaacttatctatttagagtttataaaaataatttctctacTTTCATATACCCACGAGCACAAACCACGCCAGTGGAAGTAAACCAAGTGAACTTGGGCTTGGGCTTCACATATCTTCTCCCTTTGAATGTGGCAACCTTAGTTAGAACGAAACGTCAGGAACCCATAAGGAGCGGCCATAATGCGAAAACTGATCACCACCATTGGTAGCATGCCTTTCAACAAGCCACAAACGTCTAACAATGCAAGATTATCATCCATTGGTTGAAATTGTTTCTAAAATGGTAGAAAGGAACAActatgtatttggatgttgagatgatcttagataatttgagttgatctgtgaataataatattttgtagatcctattgaaatgtgtttgaatgtaaataaattaaaatgtgtGTGttaatgtatgaagtaggttaagatgaatttaactttttataaaaaaaattaataaattactaaatttaagATCAATCAACCAAACACagcttggaaagttgaaactaCGTATCTATCTAGCTTATGAccatattgataaatatatactatttgcAGTGGGCACTCAATAATAATAGAGGAAAGAGTAGTAAAGCCTGCATGGGTTTAATTCTCTGTTGGAATTAGATTCGTTGGATGGGGGCCGGATTCGTGTTCCAAGTTTATATGTGAAACACGTCTCACATATCAGAATTCCAATGGTAACAAAAACTGTACTCAATTCAACGCCAGAAAAAAGTGATTGGACATGCGATATAGACAAAATGGAAGGGATCGAAGAGAATCATGAACACCACATGCTTGTGCGAGTACctaaatgaaaattattgtaCTACTTGTATAGGTTAGGTCACGGTGTTCAAATTCAAAACCTTTCCAGAATAGTGTTCACAGAAGCGCTCATGTGCTTCCAAATTTCCCTCCTTGGGGATGGTACGAATTGATCTGGGCCCGACAATTCGGTGGATATGTAAAAAGCTTCCGATCTCCACCATAGGAGCCGATCGAGATCAGGGATCAGTAATTCAGATGGTTGGTGCGTACAAGAATCTGGTGTGTGATACTTTATTCAGTGCATGAAAGGCCATGATCAAAGGGACATGACTGTGGATTCCATCGATAATTGATGCCAGTTCCATGCTTATAAATTCATTCACTTTCACTGAAACTACGTGTTGTGTATTCACCTGTCTCAAACTCTGACCTGACTATTTATAATCTCCATGGCCTTATGCATGGTTTAAGTCGCTATGGAGGGATTGCAGGCCCCAGAAGCAGGAAACAAAATGCCTTTTCTCAGGCCACCTCAAGTAGAAGTACTTTATAGTTTATCATcatgaaattataaatataaggcTTCTCATGTTTGCAGATCATGTTGTCCACTACTTCCATTTCCAGCCACTTCGACAAAATTTAGAACACAATCACGAGTGTAAGGGGAATTTTCCCCTTGGAAAGGCCCATAAGGCCTCGAACTCAGTCCAATGGGATCTCTTATCCAAATAAGGAATGGAATGACAACCAGGGAAGAATGTTGACTGATCGACAAGACAGAATAACTTGACACACTGCAGCTGCCCTCAGGAACAAAATGTGCACGGAACACACGGAGAACACGGGGGATCTTCGATTTATCGGTATCATGTCATCTACGACTCATAGAAATCGGATCGGGCTCAGGGAATCACTCTATATTAATGACGTTGCTAATTAAATCACACACTACAATTATGAAGCCAACAAGGAGTCACGCCAAATTAAAGAAAGTTTGATGGCAGACACCAAAAGAGAAGCTTGAACTTTGTGGGAAAAGACTATTTGCACCCTCCCCTGATACAGTATAAATAGCAAATCCTAGGTATCAAAAAATTTTCTCTGATTGctagactctcttacttatttaccaCAAGCCAAGAATATTTACTTACCTTCTAGTTCAGGCTTCTCTTTTGGTGTTTGCCGTCAGACTTTCTTTAACGTGGCGAGGCTCCATGTTGGTTTCATAATTGTGGGAAAAGACTATTTGCACCCTCCCTAGACACGGTATAAATAGCAAATCCCAGATACCGAAAAACTCTTTTTGATTGatagactctcttacttatttactacactccaagaatatttactaatttaGGCATCAGAAGGTTACCCGACCTCTAGGCCGCCCTTTCAAAACTGCATTATTTTCTATCTCGCACATAGCTCGCTTTTAAAGACTTGAGTTGTCGGAACTTGGTCCAAAACTgcgaaacatgacgttaacaatGAGTACTACTTATTAATTGTTCATGTTTATTAAGCATGATTCTGTTTGAGCAATACTGTTTATTCAAGCACTCCTAGAagtatttctcaaaacccaCATGATCATGCTCAGCATGGATTCATTAGTAGTATATTAGCGCGATTTGGTGTTGAATTAATAATTAGctagtacgtatatatataggttCTAAAACCCTCGTTTCCAAACCTAACAACTGCATACACTTTGGTGGGTTTCTCTCCTGATCGAGTCTCAAGCAACTGCTACTAAACAAGTATTGCCAGctcaaacaaaatttaatattcaacATAACTTATGGAGTACTCTTCCAATATTAGTTCCCCCtccaaagaatgaaagaaaagaaaactattgGCTAAAGTGTCTCATCAAGGATGATCCTATTAGACATGCCTATATCATGAAAAATGAAGTTGCGTGTCCTTAGCTAAGCCTGTTCATAAGGTAGGTACGTGTAGCAGAtgaagttttatatatatatattttatgtttttggctctctctctctctctctctctctctctatatatatatatatatatatctcgtgTTACTTCTGCTAGCTAGCAATATAAGACCGAtgtagaatataatatatatatatatatatatatatatatggacccaACTGAAAGACCCTAATGATAATACTTGCAGCATTAGATCAATAGGGCCGGAGTGGGGTcacttttgttttgttattttcttgcaTGTGGCCCACTGCATGTATATATTGAGTGCTGCATGGTTGATATTTGACCACGTATATATAAACCCAACCAGATCTCTGCAATTTTATTCCACATTAATGTATAGATAGTCGTAGTTTCTAGAAACGAAGAGCCCcaaaaaactaattattttcTTGCGTTCTGAtcttccctagctagctagtacttTATCATAATCGTCACATGATCATGGATTCATGATCATGTAAAGTCTCTTGTACGTGTTCATATCCCGAAAGGAAACACATCATTTGCC harbors:
- the LOC121248348 gene encoding uncharacterized protein LOC121248348 isoform X2, encoding MWNFASNCIAGSVGLKNGCLNPTQAASECSDDEASSTVSREEGLECPICWESFNIVENVPYVLWCGHTLCKNCILGLQWAVVKFPTLPVQLPLFISCPWCNILSFRLIYGGNLKFPRKNYFLLWMVESMNGDRGKSHSCFSTDHQSVRPANGNLPNGQVGHGNLRRVQHTRHPEPSRSSHNHGRLNNYLSMEALHTSLQKSLVFFVHLTAKFPLVVIFLLIVLYAIPACATILALYILVTLLFALPSFFILYFAYPTLDWLVREIIT
- the LOC121248348 gene encoding uncharacterized protein LOC121248348 isoform X1, which translates into the protein MNLLYVYFQGQIAVSLSKRCNFFVHSPSDIRMWNFASNCIAGSVGLKNGCLNPTQAASECSDDEASSTVSREEGLECPICWESFNIVENVPYVLWCGHTLCKNCILGLQWAVVKFPTLPVQLPLFISCPWCNILSFRLIYGGNLKFPRKNYFLLWMVESMNGDRGKSHSCFSTDHQSVRPANGNLPNGQVGHGNLRRVQHTRHPEPSRSSHNHGRLNNYLSMEALHTSLQKSLVFFVHLTAKFPLVVIFLLIVLYAIPACATILALYILVTLLFALPSFFILYFAYPTLDWLVREIIT